One segment of Nostoc piscinale CENA21 DNA contains the following:
- a CDS encoding endonuclease/exonuclease/phosphatase family protein, giving the protein MSEFKENIATFARQFVPSYRFIRTHESTLGNSHELQTELKPHSIKVLTWNIAKNNFEKTWFKDFYRILRQHQPDLIFCQEVRMGVGVEQIIGFNKLSWAYAPNFIDTHHQTYSGILTAANISPLSKKAIVTKHYEPLVNTPKVSLITEYSLSHQHKTLLTINSHLINFVDLSKFKTQLQEIELALSTHHGPIIFAGDFNTWNRQRAILLDKAVTKLGLQSVEFAPHESKKIKRFLLSPPLDYIFYRGLTERSASAKVLDEINSSDHKPLLAEFSYVDM; this is encoded by the coding sequence ATGTCTGAGTTCAAAGAAAATATTGCTACTTTCGCCAGACAGTTTGTTCCCTCTTATCGATTCATTCGCACCCACGAATCTACACTTGGTAACAGTCATGAACTGCAAACAGAACTAAAGCCTCACTCAATTAAGGTTTTAACCTGGAATATTGCTAAAAATAACTTTGAAAAAACTTGGTTTAAAGATTTTTATCGCATTCTGCGACAGCACCAACCTGATTTAATCTTCTGCCAAGAGGTCAGAATGGGTGTAGGCGTGGAACAAATTATTGGGTTTAATAAATTGAGTTGGGCTTATGCGCCTAATTTTATTGATACCCATCATCAAACTTACTCAGGAATTTTAACAGCAGCTAATATCAGTCCTCTCAGCAAAAAAGCTATAGTTACTAAACACTATGAACCTTTAGTAAACACGCCCAAGGTTTCATTAATTACAGAATATTCTTTATCTCACCAGCACAAAACACTGTTAACTATTAATAGTCACTTAATTAATTTTGTAGATTTAAGCAAGTTTAAAACTCAATTACAAGAAATAGAGTTAGCATTATCTACACATCACGGGCCGATTATTTTTGCTGGTGATTTCAATACTTGGAACCGTCAAAGAGCCATACTTTTAGATAAAGCTGTAACTAAATTAGGGTTACAGTCGGTAGAATTTGCACCACATGAAAGTAAAAAGATTAAAAGGTTCCTTTTGTCACCCCCCCTAGATTATATTTTTTATCGAGGATTAACTGAAAGGTCAGCTAGTGCCAAAGTTTTAGACGAAATTAATTCATCCGATCACAAGCCATTGCTGGCAGAATTTAGTTATGTCGATATGTAA